The genomic interval ATCGCGCCCGCTCAGTCGCCGTCGCGGGAATGGGCGCGTTGACTCCGCACGAAGGTGCTACGGCGAGAACCGCCGTGTTGTTGGGTGAGTCTTTGAAGTAAAAGCGAAAAAGCCGACAAAAAGGACTTGCAAACAATGCCGATCAGCCGACTGTGCTTGCCCACAAAGACCCCTTCGTCTAGTGGTTAGGACACATCCCTTTCACGGATGTGACACGGGTTCGAGTCCCGTAGGGGTCGCCATCTTTACCTAGGTAAAATACCAGGTGAAGCGGTCATAAAGTGACGCAATAAGTCACAATCGGACAAAAAAGCGTGACTCAGATGTGACGGGATTTTCGGCAGTCGGGGACATCTCAAGACAGTATCACGGCACCCTAATCTGAAGTCGATTTAGGATTGCCTCTTGGGCCCTGACCCTCATGTCCCTGATGATGTGAGCGAAGTGCGCATTCCGGCGGGAAAGACCAACTGGCCATTGCATGCGCACACGAACCAGTGGGAATTTTCCTGGTGAAGTCCGGCAAAGGATTGGTGCGGACATCAGACGGAGACATGGAGATTGGTGTGGGCGATTATTTGATGCAGGCACCTGGCGTGGCGCACCAGGTCGTCAATCAGGGAGACGAAGATTTGGTGATGCTGGTGATCGCGGACAATCCGGCAGCGGACATGATTCGTTATCCTGCAAGCAAGAAGTATTTCTTGAAGCCTTCGCGGGTGATGTTTGGCGAGCTAGGCGAATCGGTTGAGTATTACGAAGGGGAGGAGTGATTGACTGAGGCGTGTGTCAGACTCGAAATCGGTAAATCGGTCGAAATGAGATGCAACGGATTTCTGGACCAGTAGTTGGTTAGTTTGATCAGCCCCCCGAAAATCGGACATGGTGAAGTGCTAGTCGAGTGGTTAAATTAACCACAAGACGACCATGAGAAAGAGACACAGTGTAGAACAGATCATCAAGACATTGAAACAGGTGGAGGGC from Phragmitibacter flavus carries:
- a CDS encoding cupin domain-containing protein, with protein sequence MGIFLVKSGKGLVRTSDGDMEIGVGDYLMQAPGVAHQVVNQGDEDLVMLVIADNPAADMIRYPASKKYFLKPSRVMFGELGESVEYYEGEE